AAATGCTGGCTTTTTGCAAACCCGGTGCGCCCATGATTGCGTGACCGCTCGTGCACCCGCCGGCCATTCGAGTTCCGAATCCGACGAGAATACCTCCGGCTAAAAGGACCGCCGTTTTGGCAACCGGCCCGATTTTCCAAAGCGCATCGAAACCAGCGTAATCGAAATTCAAGGCTAGCGGCGCTCCCGAAAACGCACGCGACAAAATGCCCGAAACGATGCCGCCCAGAAAGATTCCACCAAGAAAAACCATGGGCCAAGATGATTCGTCTTGAATCGTGGAACCTCCGCTCGACGACGAAGGCGTGGGGAAAGCCCCAGGCATTGGAAATTCACCTGGCATGGGAAAATCAGCGGGGTTTTTCGGTAATGCTGACTCCGCGTCGATGGCCGCCGATGCGACGGGGCCGCCGGCAGGGAGGGGCAAAGGTTCGGTGGGCATTGGGAATGCCGCCGCGGGACTTGCTTTTTTGGCTCGGTATTCGAACCAATCATTCACTCGATCGATCGAAAACGCATAACAAAACGATACGCCCAATTGGCGATTGCGTGTGAGCAAGAGCGTCACGACGACGGCGCTGATGACGCCTCCGCCGACCCAACCGGGCCACATGTCGACGAAGACCGATCGACCCAAGTCCATAACAACGATTCCTCTCGCCCAATCAACTCATGAATCGGCCGTCGGGCAATAGATTGTCCGGTACCGTTTGTCCCGCCTTCATCTTCTTGTACCGCTCACACGAGGTGTAATTCCGATTGCAATAATAGCTCTGCCAAATCTTGAGCGCCGTTTCGAGGCTGAAGCGCGGGAAGAGGGCGCATTTGTTCATGTTCGGGCAATTGCCAACCTGAGGAACCGATGTGGAGCTGCGCTTACCCAGGCCGAACAGTGACATGACTTCTCCTCGACCGAGCTTAGCAGACGGCGCCCCGGCGCGCGGGTCCGTTTGTGCTTGCGAGCTTCTCCACGACGACCCACCGAGCAGAGCGTTTTTTCGTCCTGCGGCAACCTGCTACACCCTGGCCCGTGCGCGCCATCTTCTTCGGCACTCCCGCCATCGCAGTTCCATCGCTCGAAGCTCTCGCATCGATCGCCGACATCCCTTTCGTCGTTTGTCAGCCCGACAGGCCCGCAGGCCGGGGGCTCGAAATGCGGCCGCCGCCCGTCAAAGAACGGGCGCTCTCGCTGGGCTTGCGTGTCGAGCAACCGATCAAAGTCAAGACACCCGAGTTCGCGCAGCTCATCGCGTCGGCCAGCGCCGATGTCGCGCTGGTCATCGCATACGGCCGCATCCTGACGAAGGCCGTGCTCGAAGCGCCGCGCCGCGGGTGCATGAATCTGCATGCGTCGATCTTGCCGAAGTACCGCGGAGCAGCGCCCATCACGTGGTCCATCGTCAATGGCGAAACCGAAACCGGGATCTCGCTCATGCAAATGGACGAAGGCATGGACACGGGCCCTGTGTACACGAAGCACGTGACGCCCATTCGACCCGACATGACGGCAGATGAGCTCGCCGTCGAGCTGGGTGCCCTTGCAGCTCTGGTCGTTCGTTACGATCTCGAACGCGCGGTGCGAGGTGAGATCGAAGCCGTGCCGCAAGATCACGCTGCTGCAACGATGGCTCCGATCCTCGACAAGGAGCACGGGCGGATCGATTGGAACAAGCCTGCGCGCGCTGTGCACGATCACGTTCGAGGAATGACGTCGTGGCCCGGCGCTTTCACGACGACAGGTGGCAAGACGCTGAAGGTCCTTTCGACACGCGTGGAAACTGAGCAGGGCATGCTCGGTGCACCTGGTGAAGTGATCGTCGCGGATAAACGAGGCGTGCAGATCGCGTGCGCAAGCGGAAGCGTGGCGCTTTTGCGTGCGCAGATGGAAGGACGCAAGCCGTCGGCAGCTCAGGATCTCGTATCGGGTCGGGTGATCGCGAAAGGGTTTGTCCTGGGCGCGTGATGGCGAACCGTACTACTTGCGTTTCTTCTTTTTCTTCTTGGGCGCAGATGGTTCGGTCTCGTTCGAGCTCGCAGCATCGGTGAGTGATCCAGGATCGGCGCAGCAGCGAAATCCTGTTTCGTAGAATTCGAACGAAGGCTCGTGTGCGTCGTTTGTCCCTCTGCAACCCGTCCAGGGTTTGGCCCAGAAGCCGCCCATGAGAGCACCGGGGAACTTTCGACCTGGGCGCGAGATGACCCATTCTTCGACGTTGCCCATCATGTCGTAGATTCCGTGCATCGATACGCACGTGAGGTACTTGCCGCTCAGGCTGCCTTGCCAAAGTCTTTCGACTTCGCGTTGCGCGTCTTCTCCGCCGGCCCGCAGCGCATCGACATCGAACGGACGCCAGCCCTTGTCGCTGTTGCAGGCGCTTTTGTCGACGCGCCATCCGTATGCGAGCGGCCTTCGTTCAGCGCCTTCACACGCGAGCTCCCACTCTTGTTCGGTGCACAAACGTTTTTTCCGTTGTGCGCAGTAGCGTCGTGCAGAGCGGAACGAGTGCATGACGAGCGGGCGCTTGCCTTTCTGATTGGGCGCCTCGAATTGATCCATGCACACGCGGATGTCGGTGACTTTGCCCTCTTCGGCCGTGAGGCCTTCCGAGTAAGCGAAACAATGCGTGTCTTTACCGTCTTTCCGAGGATCGGTGCACAGGTGCTGCACGTCGTCGTAGTGCGTGCCGATGACGAGTCGCATGTCGGGCGGGCAGTCGTTGCGCGGTCCCGGATCGAAAGGCGATGCAATCGGGACATGCAACATGCCCACCGCGAGGGCCAGAGTCGTGACGAGGGGATCGAGCACGCATTCTCCGGAAAGACTCGGAGATGACCGCCGAGTTCCGAGGTGTGGGCAGGGACGAGGACTCTACTCGGGCCCTACCTTACTCGCCGCGGACGGGCGGACAAGTGCGGCCTCGTGTCACGTGCCGAGCGGCGCAAGGTACTGCGGTGGTCACGGGCGAGCATGAAATCTCGTAAGAGGCCTGGCACGGAGCGTGCGTCGTGTCTACGTTGACCGGCGCCCCTAGGTCCGTTCCGCGTGCCGTATGTTGAAAGGTCCAGGGCGCACCAATCGATGGATGCTGTTCGATAGCTGGCCTCTTGCAGGATTCGAGGTTCAGCAACTGCCGCCGAGGTCGGCGGGGCACTTTCGTCCCAGGTGCTCCGCAGAGGAGATCGTCTCATGTCGGAAAAGAAAAACCCGCCGAGTCCGCCGCGCTCCGAGGAGGAGGTGGTGTTTGGCGACGAACTGCCGGTTCTTCCCATCCGCAATGCGGTGTTGTTTCCAGGTGCAGTCGCCCCGTTCGATGTGGGCCGCGAGAAGTCCGTCGCGCTCGTAGAAGACGTCGACAACTTGTCGGGACCCGTCATTGCGATCTTCGCCCAGCGTGATCCGTCGACGGACGATCCGGGGGCCGAGGATCTCTATCCCGTCGGCTGTGCTGCACGCGTGCTCAAGGCGCTGAAACACAGCTCTGGAAATTACTCGCTCATCCTTCAAGGCCTCACACGCATTCGGCTCGAAGGAGTGCTCACGACGTCTCCGTACATGCGCGCGAAAATTCGCCGCATCGAAGAGCCCACGTCGGAGGACGTCGAGGCCGAAGCGTTGGCGATGAGTCTTCGCGACATCGCCAAGCAAGTCATTCAGCTCATGCCGGAGCTTCCGCGTGAAGCTGGATCCCTCATCGACTCCATCCAAGCTCCTGGAGCGCTTGCCGATCTCGTCGCCGCGAACCTCGATGCGCCCGTCGAAGACAAGGCGCAGCTCATCGAGACCATCGACGTGAAGGAGCGCATTCGCAAGGTGCTTCGTCTGCTCACGCGTCAGCTTGAGATCCTCAAGATGCGCGAACGCATCAACGTTCAGATCAAAGAGGAGATGGGCAAGAACCAGCGTGAGTACGTTCTTCGCCAGCAGCTCAAAGCCATCAAAGAAGAACTTGGCGAAGACGATGGCGATCAAGGAGATCTCGACGGCATCGAAGAGCGTATTGCCAAGGCAAACCTTCCGACCGAAGCCGAAACGGTCGCCAAGAAGCAGCTCAAGCGGTTGCGCACGATGCAGGTCGGATCAGCCGAGTACACCGTCGTGCGGACGTACCTCGATTGGATCCTCGACATTCCGTGGACGCAGTCGACGCAGGACAACCTCGACATCGCAAGCGTGCGCAAAGTCCTCGACGAAGATCATTACGGTCTCGAGAAGGTGAAGAAGCGCATTCTCGAGTACCTCGCGGTGCGCAAACTGAAGCAGGACAAGAAGGGTCCCATCTTGTGTCTGCTCGGGCCCCCCGGCGTTGGTAAGACGTCGCTTGGTCGCAGCATCGCGCGGGCGCTTGGTCGCAAGTTCCACCGCGTGTCGCTCGGTGGCGTGCACGATGAAGCTGCCATTCGCGGACACCGGCGCACGTACGTCGGCGCGCTGCCTGGTCAGATCATCCAAGGCATGAAGAAGTCGGGGACGGTGAACCCGGTCTTCATGATGGATGAGGTTGACAAGATTGGTCACGACTTCCGTGGCGATCCATCGGCGGCGCTGCTCGAGGTGCTCGATCCGGAACAGAACAACACGTTCGCGGATCATTACCTGGAGATCCCGTACGACCTGTCGCACGTGATGTTCGTGGCGACGGCGAACACGGCGGATCCGATTCCGCCGCCTCTTCGTGACCGTATGGAGATTCTCGAGATTCCTGGCTACACGCGCCGGGAAAAACTCGCGATCGCCAAGCAACACTTGCTGCCCAAACAATTGTCCGAACACGGGCTTTCCACGGAGCAGCTCGAGATCACCGACCGCGCGCTGGAAGAGATCATCGATCGCTACACGCGTGAGGCAGGTGTGCGTTCGCTCGAGCGACAGATTGCGAGCGTCATTCGTGGTGTTGCCGTGAAGGTGGCCGAGGGCGAAACGCACAAGCGTCGTGTCGACAACGAGGATGACTTGCACGAGTTCCTCGGTGCACCGAAGCACACGAGTGAAGTTGCGGAGCGCACGGCGGACACGGGTGTGGCGACGGGTTTGGCATGGACGTCCGTCGGTGGAGAGATTCTCTTCATCGAAGCGACGCGCATGTTCGGCACGGGCAAGCTTCAACTGACGGGCCAGCTTGGTGACGTCATGAAAGAGAGTGCGCAGGCGGCGCTGTCGTTCGTGAGGACAAACGCTCTCAAGAACGGGATTCCGAAGGACTTCCTCGAGAAGAGCGATCTGCACATCCACATTCCGG
The nucleotide sequence above comes from Polyangiaceae bacterium. Encoded proteins:
- a CDS encoding YeeE/YedE family protein, producing the protein MDLGRSVFVDMWPGWVGGGVISAVVVTLLLTRNRQLGVSFCYAFSIDRVNDWFEYRAKKASPAAAFPMPTEPLPLPAGGPVASAAIDAESALPKNPADFPMPGEFPMPGAFPTPSSSSGGSTIQDESSWPMVFLGGIFLGGIVSGILSRAFSGAPLALNFDYAGFDALWKIGPVAKTAVLLAGGILVGFGTRMAGGCTSGHAIMGAPGLQKASILAMCVFMGVGVAATFLLHALL
- a CDS encoding methionyl-tRNA formyltransferase → MRAIFFGTPAIAVPSLEALASIADIPFVVCQPDRPAGRGLEMRPPPVKERALSLGLRVEQPIKVKTPEFAQLIASASADVALVIAYGRILTKAVLEAPRRGCMNLHASILPKYRGAAPITWSIVNGETETGISLMQMDEGMDTGPVYTKHVTPIRPDMTADELAVELGALAALVVRYDLERAVRGEIEAVPQDHAAATMAPILDKEHGRIDWNKPARAVHDHVRGMTSWPGAFTTTGGKTLKVLSTRVETEQGMLGAPGEVIVADKRGVQIACASGSVALLRAQMEGRKPSAAQDLVSGRVIAKGFVLGA
- a CDS encoding SUMF1/EgtB/PvdO family nonheme iron enzyme; translation: MLDPLVTTLALAVGMLHVPIASPFDPGPRNDCPPDMRLVIGTHYDDVQHLCTDPRKDGKDTHCFAYSEGLTAEEGKVTDIRVCMDQFEAPNQKGKRPLVMHSFRSARRYCAQRKKRLCTEQEWELACEGAERRPLAYGWRVDKSACNSDKGWRPFDVDALRAGGEDAQREVERLWQGSLSGKYLTCVSMHGIYDMMGNVEEWVISRPGRKFPGALMGGFWAKPWTGCRGTNDAHEPSFEFYETGFRCCADPGSLTDAASSNETEPSAPKKKKKKRK
- the lon gene encoding endopeptidase La, giving the protein MSEKKNPPSPPRSEEEVVFGDELPVLPIRNAVLFPGAVAPFDVGREKSVALVEDVDNLSGPVIAIFAQRDPSTDDPGAEDLYPVGCAARVLKALKHSSGNYSLILQGLTRIRLEGVLTTSPYMRAKIRRIEEPTSEDVEAEALAMSLRDIAKQVIQLMPELPREAGSLIDSIQAPGALADLVAANLDAPVEDKAQLIETIDVKERIRKVLRLLTRQLEILKMRERINVQIKEEMGKNQREYVLRQQLKAIKEELGEDDGDQGDLDGIEERIAKANLPTEAETVAKKQLKRLRTMQVGSAEYTVVRTYLDWILDIPWTQSTQDNLDIASVRKVLDEDHYGLEKVKKRILEYLAVRKLKQDKKGPILCLLGPPGVGKTSLGRSIARALGRKFHRVSLGGVHDEAAIRGHRRTYVGALPGQIIQGMKKSGTVNPVFMMDEVDKIGHDFRGDPSAALLEVLDPEQNNTFADHYLEIPYDLSHVMFVATANTADPIPPPLRDRMEILEIPGYTRREKLAIAKQHLLPKQLSEHGLSTEQLEITDRALEEIIDRYTREAGVRSLERQIASVIRGVAVKVAEGETHKRRVDNEDDLHEFLGAPKHTSEVAERTADTGVATGLAWTSVGGEILFIEATRMFGTGKLQLTGQLGDVMKESAQAALSFVRTNALKNGIPKDFLEKSDLHIHIPAGAMPKDGPSAGITMFTALVSLLTGIKVRHDVAMTGEITLRGRVLPIGGLKEKVLAAHRAGIKRIIVPERNRADLEEVPKEVTDELQFFFVARMEQVLEAALESMPVPLPETTEDAEKKTDGEKVADKAQLQSN